The following proteins are encoded in a genomic region of Moorena sp. SIOASIH:
- a CDS encoding O-antigen ligase family protein, with translation MQIHNPWNSSSALTFWLGLAGVPIGLAVGFLAGTQPSLLGLGLVAVAVVVYFFARFEQAVLGLLILRSSLDTFSDQGVPAAFAVGVIGLTLVYVTVRLLTGQIVQTDRFWWFLASWVVLQGLWVILLPLGGLGLDGSYFSTAIREWVRLFSWPMVYLLVMQLKDRLPAQTVINLLFLGLVMPLSVASIQMVLPDSLLPDLLKPSGYSLSASLEVTARINGTLGHSNTFTTFLFLFLGLTYWKQNQAQQSKPWLLLLGVLAFFFVSTKALFGLMMLAAFIVFLIAPRLSLLNLIAGIVLFALIIGLFGSTEFGQERLGSIAQTPLGNPDIDIWKAILLSQGDGNSFNWRLAQWTYLLEQWKHFPILGYGLGTNKLISSNGLEPHNDYVRALVEGGIVGLLTFFTFFGIQIVRLVQLIRSAPSGSQQRTLCSTLLPILLAIPVGMFTDNIWTHTTLFFYWWTLLAVAGWNWDQPNTEQNTIDKTI, from the coding sequence TGCCCATTGGTCTAGCCGTTGGCTTTCTCGCAGGTACTCAGCCGAGTTTGCTTGGTTTAGGGTTGGTTGCAGTAGCTGTGGTGGTCTACTTCTTTGCTCGGTTTGAGCAAGCTGTACTGGGGCTATTGATCTTGCGTAGCTCCCTTGATACTTTCTCAGATCAGGGGGTACCAGCTGCCTTCGCCGTTGGGGTTATTGGTCTGACTTTGGTCTATGTGACCGTAAGGTTATTAACCGGTCAGATTGTTCAGACTGATCGGTTTTGGTGGTTCCTCGCAAGCTGGGTGGTGCTACAAGGCTTATGGGTAATACTGCTACCGTTAGGAGGACTAGGACTAGATGGCTCCTATTTTTCCACTGCTATCCGGGAGTGGGTACGCCTATTTTCTTGGCCGATGGTCTACCTACTAGTGATGCAGCTAAAGGACAGGCTTCCAGCTCAAACAGTTATAAATCTCCTGTTTCTTGGTCTGGTCATGCCCCTTAGCGTCGCATCAATCCAGATGGTCTTGCCTGACTCACTTCTTCCTGACCTGCTCAAGCCATCAGGGTATAGCCTTTCTGCTTCCTTAGAAGTAACTGCTCGCATCAACGGCACTCTCGGTCACTCCAATACCTTTACCACCTTCCTGTTTTTGTTCCTTGGCTTGACCTACTGGAAGCAGAATCAAGCACAGCAATCTAAGCCTTGGCTTCTCCTGTTAGGTGTACTAGCTTTTTTCTTCGTGAGTACCAAGGCTCTATTTGGGTTGATGATGCTGGCTGCTTTTATCGTCTTTTTGATTGCCCCCAGATTGAGCCTGCTTAACCTGATCGCAGGAATCGTCCTGTTTGCCCTAATTATCGGCTTGTTTGGCAGCACAGAGTTTGGACAAGAACGCCTCGGCTCCATCGCTCAAACACCACTGGGTAATCCAGATATCGATATTTGGAAGGCAATTTTGCTGTCCCAGGGAGATGGCAATAGTTTCAACTGGCGGCTGGCTCAATGGACCTATCTCCTAGAGCAATGGAAACACTTCCCAATCCTTGGTTATGGTCTCGGAACTAACAAACTGATCAGTAGTAATGGGCTGGAACCCCACAACGACTACGTCCGTGCGCTAGTGGAGGGAGGAATTGTTGGTCTGCTTACTTTTTTCACCTTTTTTGGTATTCAGATTGTGCGTCTTGTTCAGTTAATTAGATCAGCCCCTTCTGGTAGTCAACAACGTACCTTGTGTTCAACACTGTTGCCCATTCTTCTAGCAATACCTGTGGGAATGTTTACCGATAATATTTGGACTCATACCACTCTCTTTTTCTACTGGTGGACTCTGTTGGCGGTAGCTGGTTGGAACTGGGATCAACCAAACACTGAACAAAATACAATTGACAAAACAATATAA